One window of the Desertifilum tharense IPPAS B-1220 genome contains the following:
- a CDS encoding thiazole synthase has product MQTLDSSVSAMSDRPLTIAGKTFNSRLMTGTGKYPSLEVMQRSIAASGCEIVTVAVRRVQTQAPGHEGLAEAIDWGKIWMLPNTAGCQTAEEAIRVARLGREMAKLLGQEDNNFVKLEVIPDPKYLLPDPIGTLQAAEQLVKEGFAVLPYINADPLLAKHLEEAGCVTVMPLGSPIGSGQGLRNAANIQIIIENSGIPVVVDAGIGAPSEATLAMEMGADALLINSAIALAKNPVAMAQAMGLATQAGRLAHLSGRIPAKAYATASSPLTGLINV; this is encoded by the coding sequence ATGCAAACTTTAGATTCTTCTGTTTCAGCAATGAGCGATCGCCCATTAACGATCGCCGGAAAAACGTTCAACTCGCGCCTGATGACGGGAACTGGCAAATACCCCAGTTTAGAAGTAATGCAGCGCAGTATTGCCGCGAGTGGTTGCGAAATTGTCACGGTGGCGGTGCGTCGCGTTCAAACCCAAGCCCCCGGTCATGAGGGATTGGCCGAAGCGATTGATTGGGGCAAAATTTGGATGTTACCCAATACGGCCGGATGCCAAACCGCAGAGGAGGCGATCCGCGTGGCCCGTTTAGGTCGGGAAATGGCAAAACTGCTCGGTCAGGAAGACAACAACTTTGTCAAATTGGAAGTGATCCCCGATCCCAAGTATTTGCTTCCCGATCCCATTGGCACCCTACAAGCAGCCGAACAGCTCGTTAAAGAAGGGTTTGCGGTATTGCCGTATATTAATGCCGATCCCCTGTTGGCCAAGCATTTAGAAGAAGCTGGATGCGTCACCGTCATGCCTTTAGGTTCGCCTATTGGGTCGGGTCAAGGGTTGCGGAATGCAGCCAATATCCAGATTATTATCGAAAATTCTGGGATTCCTGTGGTGGTCGATGCCGGAATTGGCGCGCCCTCAGAAGCAACGCTAGCAATGGAAATGGGGGCTGATGCTCTGTTAATTAATAGCGCGATCGCCCTCGCTAAAAATCCAGTGGCAATGGCCCAAGCAATGGGACTGGCAACTCAAGCCGGACGTTTAGCCCATCTATCGGGTCGAATTCCCGCCAAGGCTTACGCCACCGCCAGTTCTCCTTTAACGGGTCTGATTAACGTCTAA
- a CDS encoding DUF4327 family protein — MSQQVIHPMVKLQRQVQSLVDSKAIKPNDSIWKIALLYGDDWPRWKQELLAYEFTMQDPVGDLLAVEAWDDE, encoded by the coding sequence ATGAGCCAGCAGGTTATTCACCCAATGGTTAAGCTGCAACGTCAAGTGCAATCGCTCGTTGACTCGAAAGCGATTAAGCCCAATGACAGTATTTGGAAGATTGCACTCCTCTATGGCGATGATTGGCCCCGTTGGAAACAAGAATTACTCGCTTACGAATTTACAATGCAAGACCCCGTAGGTGACTTACTCGCTGTTGAAGCGTGGGATGACGAATAA
- the psb34 gene encoding photosystem II assembly protein Psb34 has protein sequence MPYINEEGGRLNNYAVEPKMYRATPPTKNQQQKYIVMGLGAVVLVGGLVFVAFSVSGLS, from the coding sequence ATGCCCTATATCAACGAAGAAGGCGGTCGGTTAAACAACTACGCAGTAGAACCGAAAATGTATCGCGCGACGCCTCCCACGAAAAACCAACAGCAAAAATACATCGTCATGGGACTGGGTGCTGTTGTTCTTGTCGGAGGTTTAGTTTTTGTAGCCTTCTCTGTTTCTGGTCTTAGTTAA
- a CDS encoding tetratricopeptide repeat protein, which yields MAESNVSSINCPIYERLKVALSLNLRRQIFFAVCDDLTFKNQIAAQLQAELTGATSPNPALSPLPAASKTASAVATLPLSQTHPRLVSLHLNLSDPNIAAQIRQWLAQHPHPTPIPGFQILGIEKLTRQSPSLQRLFLHHLQQMAKNLESLDSSLLLWLPRPWFTSIQQSAPDFWRCHTGIFEFAGDPTPISDEVDATTVPELGGWGNGEIEKPPKSAVAVVAPPPQPQREPPVEAVGSLAPVERYLTLGNSYRDRIVAGDVTPQNLSAAIQAYEQALKGLEETSPQVPDILNDLGNLYWLFSRQPSPPEQAQIYLEQALSLYQLALTLTMTGQTYSRLQNNLGAVYADLARYRDPVLNLQNAIAAYQEAVRDSLQRNCTEQLDAFKQYASTQNNLGTAYWNLAQQQNPDANLKSAIAAYQQALKYYTPDREALSYGMIQNNLGTAFWNLAQYERSPDYLQMAIWSYREALQYRTFSVSATAYAATQNNLGTAYWHLANHKATPILKRAEDLLLCVEAYHAALEAANTLKQQQPPVTLSFDFFATHNNLGLAYFQLATDGKIKATLASTDVQSLAPVLSQVLEKSLEYLESALNHHVIAWQGWTQQAELRKSALSYILQAIKALYQQGGIAGQNQALSHLPSELLPEVMKKL from the coding sequence GTGGCAGAATCTAATGTTTCAAGCATCAACTGTCCTATTTACGAGCGCTTAAAAGTGGCGCTGAGTCTGAACTTGCGCCGTCAAATCTTTTTCGCAGTCTGCGACGATCTGACCTTTAAAAACCAGATTGCGGCTCAACTTCAAGCGGAACTGACTGGCGCGACTTCGCCCAACCCCGCTCTTTCACCCCTTCCTGCTGCCTCTAAGACAGCCTCAGCCGTTGCCACCCTCCCCTTAAGCCAAACTCATCCCCGTTTGGTGAGCTTGCATCTCAACTTAAGCGATCCCAATATTGCCGCTCAAATTCGTCAATGGCTGGCACAGCATCCCCATCCTACCCCCATTCCCGGCTTCCAGATTTTAGGGATTGAAAAGCTTACCCGTCAGTCGCCGAGTTTGCAGCGCCTCTTTTTGCATCACTTACAGCAGATGGCAAAAAACTTAGAGAGTTTGGACTCTAGTTTACTGCTCTGGCTGCCGCGTCCTTGGTTTACCTCCATTCAACAGTCTGCACCAGACTTCTGGCGATGTCATACCGGGATCTTTGAATTTGCTGGCGATCCCACGCCTATTTCTGATGAAGTTGATGCCACAACAGTACCGGAATTGGGGGGATGGGGAAATGGGGAAATAGAAAAACCCCCAAAGTCGGCTGTTGCAGTGGTAGCGCCGCCCCCCCAACCCCAGCGCGAACCGCCCGTGGAGGCGGTTGGATCGCTAGCACCCGTGGAACGCTATTTAACTTTGGGGAATAGCTACCGCGATCGCATTGTCGCAGGCGATGTCACCCCGCAAAATCTGAGTGCAGCCATTCAAGCCTACGAACAAGCGCTCAAAGGTTTAGAGGAAACTTCGCCGCAAGTTCCCGATATCCTCAACGATCTGGGAAATCTTTACTGGTTGTTTTCTCGCCAACCCTCTCCCCCAGAACAGGCGCAAATCTATCTCGAACAAGCACTCAGCCTCTATCAACTGGCTCTCACCCTGACGATGACAGGTCAAACCTACAGCCGCCTGCAAAATAATTTAGGCGCTGTTTATGCGGATTTGGCCCGCTATCGCGATCCGGTGTTGAATTTGCAAAATGCGATCGCAGCTTATCAAGAGGCTGTGCGCGATTCGCTCCAGCGTAACTGCACAGAACAGCTAGATGCCTTTAAGCAATACGCCTCAACTCAAAATAACTTGGGAACCGCTTACTGGAATTTGGCACAGCAGCAAAACCCCGATGCTAACTTGAAAAGTGCGATCGCCGCCTATCAACAAGCCTTAAAGTATTACACCCCAGACCGGGAGGCCCTGAGTTATGGCATGATTCAGAATAACCTGGGAACCGCCTTCTGGAATTTGGCCCAGTACGAGCGATCGCCTGACTACCTGCAAATGGCGATTTGGTCCTATCGCGAAGCTTTACAATATCGCACCTTCTCCGTTTCTGCGACTGCCTACGCCGCCACCCAAAATAATTTAGGAACGGCCTATTGGCATTTAGCCAACCACAAAGCCACCCCTATCTTGAAACGGGCTGAAGATTTGCTGTTGTGCGTTGAAGCCTATCACGCCGCCTTGGAAGCGGCCAACACCCTCAAGCAGCAACAACCCCCAGTTACCTTAAGTTTCGACTTTTTCGCCACCCATAACAACCTCGGACTCGCTTATTTTCAGCTCGCGACGGATGGCAAAATTAAAGCCACATTAGCTTCTACTGATGTTCAGTCTCTCGCGCCCGTCCTTTCCCAGGTTTTAGAAAAAAGTTTGGAATATCTCGAATCAGCCTTAAACCATCACGTCATTGCTTGGCAGGGTTGGACGCAACAAGCAGAACTGAGAAAATCAGCCTTGAGTTATATTTTGCAAGCGATCAAAGCGCTGTATCAACAGGGGGGAATTGCTGGACAAAATCAGGCCCTCTCTCACCTCCCGTCAGAGTTGTTACCCGAAGTGATGAAAAAGCTTTAG
- the cimA gene encoding citramalate synthase: MDVDLANSITIYDTTLRDGAQREGLSLSLEDKIRIARALDQLGVPFIEGGWPGANPKDVQFFWQLQENPLHHAEVVAFCSTRRPHSTAAEDSMLQAILAAGTRWVTLFGKSWDLHVTEGLKTSLEENLAMIQDTIEFLRASGRRVIYDAEHWFDGYKQNPEYALQTLLAACRAGAEWLVFCDTNGGTLPHEIDRIVQEAIAAIRSIEPQAQFGIHTHNDSDTAVANALAAVQAGVTMVQGTINGYGERCGNANLCSLIPNLQLKLGYPCISDEQILHLSQTSRFVSEVVNLAPDEHAPFVGRSAFAHKGGIHVSAVERNPLTYEHIQPEQVGNRRRIVISDQAGLSNVLAKARTFGIDLDRQDPVCREILQRLKELESQGYQFEAAEASFDLLMRSALGQRQTLFEIRGFQVHCNMIPNPDNPYARPDALATVKITVNGQEILEAAEGNGPVAALDAALRKALMNFYPAIADFYLTDYKVRILDGTAGTSAKTRVLVESSNGLQRWTTVGVSPNILDASYQAVVEALEYGLLISNQLPLVART; this comes from the coding sequence ATGGACGTAGACCTAGCGAACTCCATCACCATTTACGACACCACGCTCCGCGACGGCGCGCAACGCGAAGGCTTGTCCCTCTCCCTAGAAGACAAAATTCGCATCGCCAGAGCCTTAGACCAACTCGGAGTTCCCTTTATTGAAGGCGGTTGGCCCGGTGCCAATCCCAAAGACGTACAATTTTTCTGGCAACTGCAAGAAAACCCGCTCCATCATGCGGAAGTGGTCGCCTTTTGTTCCACGCGCCGCCCCCACAGCACCGCAGCAGAAGATTCCATGTTACAAGCCATCCTCGCGGCCGGAACCCGCTGGGTGACGCTCTTTGGTAAATCTTGGGATCTGCACGTCACTGAAGGGCTAAAAACCAGCCTGGAAGAGAACTTAGCGATGATTCAGGACACCATTGAATTCTTACGCGCTTCTGGTCGCCGCGTCATTTACGATGCCGAGCATTGGTTTGACGGTTACAAACAAAATCCCGAATATGCCCTGCAAACCCTATTGGCGGCTTGCAGAGCGGGCGCAGAATGGCTCGTTTTTTGCGATACCAATGGCGGGACGTTACCTCACGAAATCGATCGAATCGTGCAGGAGGCGATCGCCGCCATTCGTTCCATAGAACCCCAAGCGCAATTTGGCATCCATACCCACAATGACTCGGATACGGCTGTCGCCAACGCCCTAGCCGCCGTGCAAGCCGGGGTAACAATGGTGCAAGGAACCATTAACGGTTATGGCGAACGGTGCGGAAACGCCAATCTCTGCTCGCTGATTCCCAATTTGCAACTGAAATTGGGCTACCCGTGCATCAGCGACGAACAAATCTTACACCTGTCTCAAACCAGCCGTTTCGTCAGCGAAGTTGTGAACTTGGCCCCCGACGAACACGCCCCCTTTGTCGGTCGTTCCGCCTTTGCTCACAAGGGGGGAATTCATGTCTCGGCGGTGGAGCGCAACCCCCTAACCTACGAGCATATCCAACCGGAACAAGTGGGGAACCGCCGCCGCATCGTCATTTCCGACCAAGCTGGGTTAAGCAATGTCCTGGCAAAAGCCCGCACCTTTGGCATCGACCTAGACCGCCAAGATCCCGTCTGTCGGGAGATTCTGCAACGCCTCAAGGAGTTAGAAAGCCAAGGCTACCAGTTTGAAGCGGCGGAGGCAAGTTTTGATTTATTGATGCGTTCGGCCTTGGGACAGCGCCAAACTTTGTTTGAAATTCGCGGGTTTCAAGTCCATTGCAACATGATTCCCAACCCGGACAACCCCTACGCGCGACCGGATGCGCTAGCGACGGTGAAGATAACCGTAAATGGACAGGAAATTTTAGAAGCCGCCGAAGGAAATGGTCCGGTTGCAGCCCTTGATGCGGCGCTGCGAAAGGCTTTGATGAATTTCTATCCCGCGATCGCTGATTTTTATCTCACCGATTACAAGGTGCGGATTTTAGACGGTACAGCAGGAACTTCAGCCAAAACCCGCGTTTTAGTGGAATCCAGCAATGGGCTTCAGCGATGGACAACGGTAGGGGTTTCCCCCAACATTTTGGATGCTTCTTATCAGGCCGTAGTGGAAGCTTTGGAGTATGGTCTGCTAATATCAAATCAGTTACCTCTGGTTGCGAGAACTTAG
- a CDS encoding monovalent cation/H(+) antiporter subunit G, whose translation MINILSYFCIILGILFWFWGTFPLLGKRSVLFKLHSLSVADTLGSMSIIFGLLLKIPSEWSLLILALISLAIWNTVLGYVLAYCSSSGRNDER comes from the coding sequence ATGATTAACATCCTCAGTTACTTCTGTATCATCCTTGGCATTCTCTTTTGGTTTTGGGGAACCTTCCCCTTATTGGGAAAGCGATCGGTTTTATTCAAACTGCACAGCCTTTCTGTCGCCGATACCCTCGGATCGATGAGCATTATTTTTGGTTTGCTGCTCAAAATTCCAAGCGAATGGTCTTTACTGATTTTGGCGCTGATTTCCCTGGCAATTTGGAATACCGTCCTGGGGTATGTGCTGGCGTATTGTTCGAGTAGTGGAAGGAATGATGAACGATAG
- a CDS encoding Na+/H+ antiporter subunit E: MIGYLNIILRLTIWFLLTGNFSIANIIIGVCVALLLPRSYTAPGALQDWLRVLWEVIVAIPQAYLEAFEIIFRPHNQEEVVIEQVKPRRSPGLIFLDIFLITFTPKTIVLKYHEQGWYEVHRVQRRKRT, from the coding sequence ATGATTGGATATCTCAATATCATCTTGCGGTTAACCATCTGGTTTTTGCTGACCGGCAATTTCAGCATCGCCAACATTATTATCGGCGTTTGCGTCGCCCTGCTGCTACCGCGCAGCTATACCGCCCCCGGCGCATTACAAGATTGGCTGCGGGTTCTGTGGGAAGTGATTGTGGCAATTCCCCAAGCGTATCTAGAAGCGTTTGAAATCATCTTTCGCCCCCATAACCAAGAAGAAGTAGTCATAGAACAGGTTAAGCCACGGCGATCGCCCGGACTCATCTTTCTAGACATCTTCTTGATCACCTTCACCCCCAAAACCATTGTTTTGAAATATCACGAACAGGGCTGGTATGAAGTCCACCGGGTACAGCGGAGGAAGAGAACGTGA
- a CDS encoding cation:proton antiporter: protein MNTLTIAWIALPLIVGFVGYLFPRVMRYLSLGAAIASAGYAAFGFTQPPFTLELLDSFGISLQVDSLSCFFILTNALVTTAVILYCWQTSKTPFFYLQTIILHGSVNTVFICADFMSVYVALEVIGIAAFLLVAYPRSDRAIWVGLRYLFTSNIAMLFYLVGTILVYQSHHSFAFTGLRGAPPEAIALIFLGLLSKGGIFVSGLWLPLTHAESETPVSALLSGVVIKTGAFPLLRCALMVEEVAPIVTLFGIATALLGVCYALFEQDSKRVLASSSISQLGWIMVAPAAGGFYALAHGLAKAALFLTAGNLPSRNLKELEQKPINTKLWLVLVMGSLSMSGFPLFIGFSAKILTLKSLTFWPTLAMNIAAIGTAILYAKFIFLPHQPQDPKDPSPVKLGYWLATGLLIAGLFIGNGFYYEAYTLENIVKVLAIIGVGWLIHRVLIQHFAFKIPLILEEFDHIIGVMSLMLVLLFWMVLA, encoded by the coding sequence ATGAACACCCTCACCATTGCTTGGATTGCCCTGCCATTGATTGTAGGGTTCGTGGGCTATTTATTCCCCAGGGTGATGCGCTACCTCTCATTAGGGGCTGCGATCGCCTCGGCTGGCTATGCAGCGTTCGGATTTACCCAACCCCCCTTTACCCTAGAACTCCTCGACAGCTTCGGTATTAGTTTACAAGTCGATTCGCTGAGTTGCTTTTTTATTCTCACCAATGCCCTAGTCACAACGGCGGTTATTCTTTATTGTTGGCAAACCAGCAAAACCCCTTTCTTTTACTTACAGACCATCATCTTGCATGGCAGCGTTAACACCGTTTTTATCTGTGCAGATTTTATGAGTGTGTACGTTGCCTTAGAGGTGATTGGGATTGCGGCATTTTTGTTAGTTGCCTACCCCAGAAGCGATCGCGCCATCTGGGTGGGGTTGCGCTACCTCTTTACCAGCAACATTGCCATGCTGTTTTATCTGGTGGGTACCATTTTGGTCTACCAGTCGCATCACTCCTTCGCCTTTACAGGTTTGCGGGGGGCCCCTCCAGAAGCGATCGCCCTAATTTTTTTGGGACTCTTAAGTAAAGGGGGCATTTTTGTCTCCGGCTTATGGTTGCCCCTCACCCACGCTGAATCAGAAACTCCCGTTTCTGCCTTACTCTCCGGAGTTGTGATCAAAACAGGTGCCTTCCCTCTGCTGCGTTGCGCCCTGATGGTGGAAGAAGTCGCCCCCATCGTCACCCTGTTTGGCATTGCTACGGCTTTGTTAGGGGTGTGCTATGCCCTGTTTGAACAAGATAGCAAGCGCGTTCTCGCCTCTAGTAGCATTTCTCAACTCGGCTGGATTATGGTTGCGCCCGCAGCAGGTGGCTTTTACGCCCTCGCGCACGGACTCGCCAAAGCCGCCCTGTTTCTCACCGCCGGGAACTTACCGAGTCGCAACCTCAAAGAGTTGGAACAAAAACCCATTAATACCAAACTCTGGCTGGTTTTGGTGATGGGTAGCCTTTCCATGTCAGGCTTTCCTCTCTTTATTGGATTTAGCGCCAAAATATTGACCTTAAAAAGCCTGACCTTCTGGCCCACCCTGGCGATGAATATTGCCGCCATTGGAACCGCAATATTATATGCCAAATTTATATTTTTACCGCATCAACCCCAAGATCCCAAAGACCCCTCCCCCGTCAAGTTGGGTTATTGGCTAGCAACCGGCTTGTTAATCGCTGGATTGTTCATCGGTAACGGGTTCTATTACGAAGCTTATACCCTGGAAAATATCGTTAAAGTTTTAGCAATTATTGGGGTTGGCTGGTTAATCCATCGCGTGCTGATTCAACACTTTGCGTTCAAAATTCCCCTCATCCTAGAAGAATTCGATCACATCATTGGGGTGATGAGTCTCATGTTGGTTCTACTGTTTTGGATGGTGCTGGCATGA
- a CDS encoding GNAT family N-acetyltransferase: MDAIFSEVSPVTLQDDPAMLDAAIAIYLEAFPPNERHPESLIRDRILSGRERLIVGELESQVAFMALIWPLSGQPFGLLDYAAARQDCRGLGLGTAFMGFLRQYCQQRGEYLLLEVEDPKLAVDERDRHVRLRRIEFYRRSGGSLLENVPYILPPLQESTPTPMVLMLFPSDRAQPPSAGLMRELIQQIYWELCQRDASDPYLNSFLDQIVDPIVQT; encoded by the coding sequence GTGGATGCTATTTTTAGTGAAGTTTCTCCAGTAACGCTTCAAGACGATCCAGCGATGTTGGATGCTGCGATCGCCATCTACCTCGAAGCGTTTCCCCCGAACGAACGCCACCCGGAATCTCTCATTCGCGATCGCATCCTCAGCGGTCGAGAACGGTTAATTGTGGGAGAGTTAGAATCTCAGGTTGCGTTTATGGCGCTGATCTGGCCGTTAAGCGGACAGCCGTTTGGCCTGCTAGACTACGCCGCCGCCCGTCAAGATTGTCGCGGGCTAGGTTTAGGGACGGCGTTTATGGGCTTTCTGCGCCAATACTGCCAGCAGCGGGGCGAATATTTACTTTTAGAAGTAGAAGATCCCAAATTAGCAGTGGATGAGCGCGATCGCCATGTGCGCCTGCGTCGGATTGAGTTCTATCGACGATCGGGGGGCAGCCTCTTGGAGAATGTGCCCTATATCCTACCGCCTCTCCAGGAGTCTACCCCAACGCCAATGGTGTTGATGCTGTTTCCGAGCGATCGCGCCCAACCCCCAAGTGCGGGTTTAATGCGCGAGTTAATCCAGCAAATCTACTGGGAACTCTGCCAGCGCGATGCCTCCGATCCTTACCTCAACTCATTTCTAGACCAAATTGTCGATCCCATTGTCCAAACCTAA
- a CDS encoding cation:proton antiporter, translated as MNTLTIAWIASPVIAGFVGYLFPKIARYLSLGVAIASVGYAFFMFAQPPLTLRLLDSFGVSLQVDSLSCFFILTNALVTTAILLYCWQTQKTAFFYMQALILHGSVNAVFICADLLSLYVASEVIGIAAFLLVAYPRSDRAIWLGLRYLFTGNIAMLFYLVGVILLYQVQQSFAFSGLQGAPPEAIALIFLGLLSKGGVLVTGLLHAEAEPPVSALLSGVVIKAGTFPLLRFALMLEELAPIVTFLGVATALFGVSYALFEQDSRRLLAASTISQLGWIMVVPAAGGFYALAHGLAKAALFLTVGCLPSYNLKELAQNPINTKLWIVLSIGSLSISGFPLLIGSSAKLLTLENLTFWPSLAMNIAATGTAILYAKFIFLPHQPEDPQTSPRVTWFFWAATSLLIAGLFLGNAISYQAYTLENIMKVLAIIGVGWLIHYAIAQRIAFKIPRILEQLDHLVGVMSLLLVVLFWMVLA; from the coding sequence ATGAACACTCTAACGATTGCCTGGATTGCCTCGCCCGTTATTGCAGGGTTCGTGGGTTATTTGTTTCCCAAGATCGCCCGCTACCTCTCATTAGGAGTTGCGATCGCCTCTGTGGGTTATGCATTCTTCATGTTTGCCCAGCCCCCCTTGACTCTAAGACTCCTCGATAGCTTTGGCGTTAGTCTACAGGTCGATTCGCTGAGTTGTTTTTTTATTCTCACCAATGCCCTAGTCACAACGGCCATTCTTCTCTATTGTTGGCAAACCCAAAAAACCGCTTTCTTCTACATGCAAGCCCTAATCTTGCATGGCAGCGTTAACGCCGTCTTTATCTGTGCAGATTTGCTGAGTCTGTACGTTGCTTCAGAGGTGATTGGGATTGCCGCATTTCTCCTGGTGGCCTACCCCAGAAGCGATCGCGCCATCTGGTTGGGGTTGCGCTATCTGTTTACTGGCAATATCGCCATGCTGTTTTATCTGGTGGGTGTGATTTTGCTGTATCAGGTGCAGCAATCCTTTGCCTTTAGCGGCTTACAGGGGGCCCCTCCAGAAGCGATCGCCCTAATTTTTCTGGGACTCTTAAGTAAAGGGGGCGTCTTGGTGACGGGTTTACTGCACGCTGAAGCAGAACCCCCCGTTTCTGCCTTACTCTCTGGAGTAGTTATCAAAGCAGGCACGTTCCCTCTCCTGCGTTTCGCCCTCATGCTAGAAGAACTTGCCCCGATTGTCACCTTCTTGGGCGTCGCAACGGCTTTATTTGGAGTTAGCTATGCCCTTTTTGAACAAGACAGCAGACGCCTGCTTGCCGCTAGTACCATTTCTCAACTCGGCTGGATTATGGTCGTTCCCGCCGCAGGCGGCTTTTACGCCCTAGCGCATGGTTTAGCCAAAGCTGCACTCTTCCTCACCGTTGGTTGCTTACCCAGTTATAACCTCAAGGAGTTAGCCCAAAACCCCATCAACACCAAACTCTGGATTGTTTTATCGATCGGTAGCTTGTCCATTTCCGGCTTTCCCCTATTGATTGGATCTAGCGCCAAACTATTGACCTTAGAAAACCTCACTTTCTGGCCAAGTCTCGCCATGAATATTGCAGCAACTGGAACCGCGATCTTGTATGCCAAATTTATATTTTTACCCCATCAACCGGAAGATCCCCAAACTTCCCCCCGCGTCACCTGGTTTTTTTGGGCAGCAACCAGCCTCTTAATCGCTGGGTTGTTCCTAGGTAACGCCATCTCTTACCAAGCTTATACCCTTGAAAATATCATGAAAGTCCTGGCAATCATTGGTGTTGGCTGGTTAATCCATTACGCGATCGCTCAACGCATTGCTTTTAAAATCCCCCGAATTCTAGAACAACTCGATCACCTCGTTGGGGTCATGAGTCTCCTGTTAGTTGTCCTGTTTTGGATGGTGTTGGCATGA
- a CDS encoding DUF4040 domain-containing protein has translation MNDSYIYIIVALLPISSFILTIQVNPYNALVIRGILGGVAALVYAVLGAADVALTEALVGTMLAVTLFVIAVRSSLVMRLGILKDYVAEAEGESEKVTDTGYTQPSQSPLTELIAEFRGVARKYHLRLELVPYPDPQSLDRALLEKEIHATCLGQGSGEEAQFYQTTTRIRRLYDIFQTELSLPASHLTYVSVPDEPALKSGEKH, from the coding sequence ATGAACGATAGTTACATCTATATCATTGTGGCTTTGCTGCCCATATCCTCCTTCATCCTGACGATTCAAGTTAACCCCTACAACGCCTTGGTGATTCGCGGTATCCTGGGGGGCGTTGCAGCCTTGGTTTATGCAGTGTTAGGGGCTGCGGATGTGGCGCTAACAGAGGCGCTAGTTGGCACCATGCTAGCCGTGACACTGTTTGTCATTGCCGTGCGTTCGTCGCTGGTGATGCGCTTGGGTATCCTTAAAGATTATGTAGCAGAAGCAGAAGGGGAATCGGAAAAAGTGACCGATACGGGCTATACCCAACCCAGTCAAAGCCCCTTAACCGAACTGATTGCAGAGTTTAGAGGTGTTGCTCGCAAATACCATTTAAGGTTGGAACTGGTTCCTTACCCCGATCCGCAATCCTTGGATCGGGCATTGCTAGAAAAGGAAATTCATGCCACTTGTCTGGGTCAAGGGTCTGGGGAAGAAGCACAATTCTATCAGACAACCACTCGCATCCGCCGCCTGTACGATATTTTTCAAACCGAACTCTCGTTACCTGCGAGTCATCTCACCTATGTGTCGGTACCTGATGAGCCTGCCTTAAAGTCTGGGGAGAAACATTAA
- a CDS encoding Na(+)/H(+) antiporter subunit B, protein MKWLYIAASIAVFLKFMIMPNLAAEVADLEIVEMVVKESGVPNAVSGIIFRNRLYDTIFEVIVFTIAIMGAQYLLANEQPFHRIYQFTDQPSIVLARLGATIAAIVGVELAIRGHLSPGGGFAAGVAGGTAIGLVAITSSSEWMAAIYQRWRAAIWEKVSVLIFVVLSVLTLVGFELPHGELGALVSGGVMPLLNILVAIKVALGSWAAILIFIRYRGLL, encoded by the coding sequence ATGAAATGGCTTTATATCGCTGCCAGTATAGCAGTCTTTCTCAAGTTTATGATTATGCCGAACCTAGCGGCAGAGGTGGCGGATCTCGAAATTGTGGAAATGGTGGTGAAAGAGAGTGGCGTTCCCAATGCGGTTTCGGGGATTATTTTTAGAAATCGGCTATACGACACCATTTTTGAAGTGATCGTTTTTACGATCGCAATTATGGGGGCGCAATATCTGTTAGCCAACGAACAGCCGTTTCACCGGATCTATCAATTTACCGATCAACCTTCGATTGTCCTTGCCCGTTTGGGGGCAACTATTGCGGCGATTGTTGGGGTGGAACTGGCGATTCGCGGCCACCTGAGTCCGGGTGGCGGGTTTGCGGCGGGAGTCGCGGGCGGAACGGCGATTGGTTTGGTGGCGATCACTTCCTCTTCGGAGTGGATGGCGGCGATTTATCAACGCTGGCGGGCGGCGATTTGGGAAAAAGTGTCTGTCTTGATTTTTGTGGTGCTGTCGGTATTGACTTTGGTCGGTTTTGAACTACCGCATGGCGAGTTGGGGGCGCTGGTGAGTGGTGGGGTGATGCCGCTTTTGAATATTTTGGTGGCGATTAAGGTTGCTTTGGGTTCTTGGGCGGCTATTCTGATCTTTATTCGCTATCGCGGTTTGTTGTAA